Below is a window of Bacteroidales bacterium DNA.
TAGTCCAGAGTTGCCTGGCTCTGGTCGAAGAGGCTGGCATAGCTTAAGTCTGTAGAGTAAATCCCCAGGTTCAGCGCTTTGCTTTTGGAGGTGATGTACCTGGAGGTATTGGAAGTCGGATTCATTAACTCCTCATTGTACTCCGCCCCGGCATTTTTTATTAACATGGCAGTCTCCAGAGGGGAAGGAAGTGAATAGAAGATCCTCTTTGCTGTATTCAACTGTTTCTGAGTTTCTGCATCAAGCGTACCAGTGGCTTCAAATTCCCCGGAGCCATCACCTTCACTTTTTGGTCCCCGCTTACATCCGCTCAGAAAAAGTCCGAGGGCGACCAGGAAAAGAAGGAAGAATCTACCCGATGATAATAGGTTACGGTTCATAGCTTAGTGGTTTTATTTGCAGGGTTGTTTTTCTTTGTTAGAAGCATGCTTATTAAGTAAAAATAATACTTTTTTGATATATAACCGGAGCTTTTGCCATAGTAAATGTACGTAAAAGTTAGGTCAGGGTTTCTTCTTCTTATTAACATAGCGGCAAATCTGGCGAATGCCACATGTATCACAGGCCGGATTGCGTGCGGTACAGACATAACGGCCATGAAGGATCAGCCAGTGGTGAGCCAGCGGAATCTTATCTTCGGGAATGTACCTGACAAGTTGCATCTCGGCTTCATAGGGGTTCCTGGCCCTGCGGGTGAGTCCGATTCGCGCCGCTACCCGGAAGACATGCGTATCCACAGCCATGGCCGGTTTCCGGAAAACCACAGAGAGTATCACATTGGCCGTTTTGCGTCCCACACCGGGCAATTCCTGCAGTTCTTCCAGGGTATCGGGGACCATTCCCCGGAACTTCTGATCCAGCACGCGGGCCATTCCCAGCAGGTGCCTGGCTTTGTTGTTGGGGTAGGAACAAGTCTTTATTAACTCCAGTACCTGCTCCTGCCTGGCAGCCGCCAGGGATGCCGCATCGGGAAAGATTCTGAAGAAGGAGGGGGTAATCAGATTGACCCGCTTATCGGTACACTGGGCAGAGAGGATGACCGCCACCAGGAGTTCATAGGGATCCGAATATTCCAGTTCGGTTTCTGCCACCGGCATCTCCCTGAAAAAATAGTCGATCACTTTTTCAAATCTCTCCGCTGTTTTCACAAGGACAATATTAATAAAACTTTAGTTTTGCTCCTTACTCCTTACAGTTTGGAAGGTAGTTTGCTAATTTGCTAATAATTGTTTAAGTTTGCATCCGATTGTAAGCTACATGGCATTCAGAAGTACCGTATATTATTTTTACTTTTTTACCTGCAGATAGCTGGTCGGGACTCTTTTATGCTTGCGATACCCGGCTGTTGAGTCGGGTTTTTTGTTTTAGACCAATGAAGAAAATAGCGATACAGGGCGGTTATGGGGCATTCCACGAGATTGCTGCGCATCATTATTTTGAAAATGAGGAGATAGATATTCTTCCCAGAAATACTTTCAGGGATATGGTGAGCACTTTGAAAGATCAGCAATGTGATTTTGGAATCATGGCCATAGAAAATTCACTGGCAGGCAGTATTATCCCCAACTACAACCTGATTATCAACACCAGCATGCATATTACCGGGGAGATCTACCTGAGAATAAAACAGAACCTCGTGGCCCTTCCGGGTGTGAATATTTCGGAGATCAGGGAGGTCTATTCCCATCCCATGGCCATATTGCAGTGCCAGGACTTTTTTGATAAGCACCCCCACATCCGCCTGATCGAAAGTATGGATACGGCCCTGAGTGCGAAGGAGGTTGCCGATACGGGAGCCAGGGACCTGGGAGCTATATCCAGCAGGCTGGCAGCTGAAAAATATGGATTGGAGATCATTGCCGGGAGCATCGAGACCAATAAAATGAACTATACCCGCTTCCTGATCCTTTCAGAGAACGGAACGCGTACGCCGCCGGGGGAGGTAAATAAGGCCTCCGTTTTCTTTACCGTTGCGCATAAATTCGGATCCCTTTCAAAGATCCTATCCATCCTGTCCTATTATGAGATCAACCTGGCCAAAATACAGTCCATGCCCATAGTTGGAAAGGATTGGGAATACATGTTCTTTGTGGATGTGGAGATAAATGATTACGATATGTATAAAAGATCCCTGGAGGCCATCGGACCCTTTACCCCGTCCATTGGAATCCTGGGTGAATATAGAAAAGGAAAAACAGTCATTGAATAAGCAGGAATTATGGTAGTTGATGTAGCGCTTGAACCCATTTCCTTGGATGGGGAAATATTTAAAAAGCCTGTGATTATGGCAGGCCCCTGTAGTGCAGAAACCGAGGAGCAGTTGATGAACACAGCAGTTCCCCTGGCAGAAATGGGAATTAAGATATTCAGGGCAGGAATATGGAAACCCCGTACCAGGCCCAATGCCTTTGAAGGAGTTGGTTCCATTGGATTAAAATGGTTACAGACGGTAAAGCGGGAAACCGGAATGCTGGTTGCAACCGAGGTGGCCAATGTAAAGCATGTATATGAAGCCCTGAAGTTCGGAGTGGATATCATCTGGATCGGAGCCCGTACATCGGCAAATCCCTTTGCAGTCCAGGATATTGCCGACTCCCTTCGCGGAGTGAATATTCCGGTAATGATCAAGAATCCTGTAAATCCGGATGTGGATCTCTGGATCGGAGCTATTGAACGGATCAACAACGCGGGTATTAAACAAATGGCTGCCATACACCGGGGGTTTTCCAGCTATGACAAAACCCTGTATCGGAATGTTCCCCAGTGGCAGGTGCCCATTGAATTGCGCAGGAGGATCCCGGAGATGCCCATCATCACAGATCCCAGTCACATCTGCGGAAACCGGGAATTTCTGTATGATATCTCCCAGAAGGCGATGGATCTGAACTTCGACGGACTGATCATCGAAACGCACTGCAATCCGGATAAGGCCCTGAGCGATGCGAAGCAGCAGGTAACCCCCGACGGATTGAAACAGATCCTCGACCGTCTGGTATTCCGGGATCCGGAGGTCAACGAGGAGTTAATGCTTACCCTGGCCGAACTGCGCGATCAAATCGATAAGCTGGACGACAGGATCATTAATCTGCTGGAGGAGAGAATGGGAATTTCAGAGAAGATCGGAAGCTATAAGAAGGATAATAATATTACCATTCTGCAGACCA
It encodes the following:
- the nth gene encoding endonuclease III, which codes for MKTAERFEKVIDYFFREMPVAETELEYSDPYELLVAVILSAQCTDKRVNLITPSFFRIFPDAASLAAARQEQVLELIKTCSYPNNKARHLLGMARVLDQKFRGMVPDTLEELQELPGVGRKTANVILSVVFRKPAMAVDTHVFRVAARIGLTRRARNPYEAEMQLVRYIPEDKIPLAHHWLILHGRYVCTARNPACDTCGIRQICRYVNKKKKP
- a CDS encoding prephenate dehydratase, which gives rise to MKKIAIQGGYGAFHEIAAHHYFENEEIDILPRNTFRDMVSTLKDQQCDFGIMAIENSLAGSIIPNYNLIINTSMHITGEIYLRIKQNLVALPGVNISEIREVYSHPMAILQCQDFFDKHPHIRLIESMDTALSAKEVADTGARDLGAISSRLAAEKYGLEIIAGSIETNKMNYTRFLILSENGTRTPPGEVNKASVFFTVAHKFGSLSKILSILSYYEINLAKIQSMPIVGKDWEYMFFVDVEINDYDMYKRSLEAIGPFTPSIGILGEYRKGKTVIE
- a CDS encoding bifunctional 3-deoxy-7-phosphoheptulonate synthase/chorismate mutase type II encodes the protein MVVDVALEPISLDGEIFKKPVIMAGPCSAETEEQLMNTAVPLAEMGIKIFRAGIWKPRTRPNAFEGVGSIGLKWLQTVKRETGMLVATEVANVKHVYEALKFGVDIIWIGARTSANPFAVQDIADSLRGVNIPVMIKNPVNPDVDLWIGAIERINNAGIKQMAAIHRGFSSYDKTLYRNVPQWQVPIELRRRIPEMPIITDPSHICGNREFLYDISQKAMDLNFDGLIIETHCNPDKALSDAKQQVTPDGLKQILDRLVFRDPEVNEELMLTLAELRDQIDKLDDRIINLLEERMGISEKIGSYKKDNNITILQTKRWDDMLKTRLKLGDRKGLSEEFIIKLYRSIHQESINHQTRVMNQE